Proteins encoded within one genomic window of bacterium:
- a CDS encoding lipid A phosphate methyltransferase: MKTPLNDEMVKQGHTLFRYRSFIPLLFILPGYLALRETPAIAAKIGLAAANLWALFSFFVSLSGLVIRAVTVGYSQAATSGRNTKKQLANSLNSTGIYSLVRNPLYLGNYLMLLGVSLSLMVWWFPLLVTLSYWLYMERIIATEERFLIEKFGDSYRRWALETPAFIPRLFGWQTPRNPFSMKKVLRREFYGFTALCLAFFVTKLTADVHFGKMEFGSWLCAAWPWSYTFFASLLLFAVLYALKKTTRLLR; the protein is encoded by the coding sequence ATGAAAACTCCCCTTAACGACGAGATGGTAAAGCAGGGTCACACCCTCTTCCGTTACCGAAGCTTCATTCCCCTGCTTTTTATCCTCCCCGGCTATCTGGCGCTGCGGGAGACTCCCGCCATAGCCGCGAAGATCGGCCTTGCGGCGGCAAACCTCTGGGCGCTTTTCAGCTTTTTCGTCTCCCTCTCGGGGCTAGTCATCCGCGCGGTGACGGTGGGCTACAGCCAGGCGGCCACCTCCGGCAGAAACACCAAAAAACAGCTCGCCAACTCGCTGAACTCCACAGGCATCTACTCTCTGGTGCGAAACCCCCTCTACCTCGGCAATTACCTTATGCTTCTCGGCGTCTCCCTTTCGCTGATGGTCTGGTGGTTCCCCCTCCTCGTCACCCTCTCCTACTGGCTTTACATGGAGAGGATCATCGCCACGGAGGAGCGATTTCTTATCGAAAAGTTCGGCGATTCCTACCGCCGCTGGGCGCTTGAGACCCCCGCCTTTATCCCCCGTCTCTTTGGCTGGCAGACGCCGCGCAATCCCTTTTCGATGAAAAAGGTCCTCCGCCGCGAGTTTTACGGCTTCACCGCCCTCTGCCTCGCCTTTTTCGTCACAAAGCTCACCGCCGACGTGCATTTCGGCAAGATGGAGTTTGGGTCGTGGCTTTGCGCGGCCTGGCCCTGGAGCTACACCTTTTTCGCTTCCCTCCTCCTCTTCGCCGTCCTCTACGCGCTGAAAAAGACCACTCGCCTGCTGCGCTGA
- a CDS encoding DUF4325 domain-containing protein produces MNRINIATDFSRTPGARFVDDGPFSGEEFRLSILVPLFRDENDNSKIVIDLDGCAGFPTSFLEEAFGGIARDYGAKRCLDRFIFKSSEDPLLVEEITQYIKDAR; encoded by the coding sequence ATGAACAGGATAAATATTGCCACCGATTTTTCGCGGACACCTGGTGCACGCTTTGTTGACGATGGCCCGTTTTCCGGTGAAGAATTCCGGCTTAGTATACTAGTACCTCTTTTTAGAGACGAAAACGATAATTCCAAAATAGTGATTGACCTTGATGGGTGCGCAGGGTTCCCAACTTCGTTTTTGGAAGAAGCCTTTGGTGGCATCGCAAGAGATTACGGTGCTAAGCGTTGTTTGGATAGGTTTATTTTCAAGTCCAGCGAAGATCCTTTATTAGTTGAAGAGATTACGCAGTATATAAAAGATGCACGCTAG